One part of the Dermacentor andersoni chromosome 2, qqDerAnde1_hic_scaffold, whole genome shotgun sequence genome encodes these proteins:
- the LOC129383913 gene encoding uncharacterized protein: MPGCCVPQCSNHSRNGWRMFHFPRDPKRRLLWLVRVKRDKWQPTNSSCVCSAHFEASSFEQNRADGWKKLKPNAVPTVFPFKELPKERRPPRERNAHVPALFSDDAAAHNSSREVRNVLPSTTQEFSPADSSSDGEINERLAATETNNANGQLTSTPRDARLQETAIVTATQPLDSEAAELRKKIADLTAANNKLRQHHNESKNTVKKLQMQVRKLQKEATNFSRNTKFLNEDQIRALSRNNNHGNSWSAQTVKQGLKIKFACGTTGYETLRKIGYPLPSSRTLARRIQGLKFLPGILHEVIDVMRSKAEGMEDVEKDCVLFLDEMEIAPGFELDRGEDVLLGGTTLPSKPEEPANHALVFMLGGVNQRWKQVIAYEFTGRHVDGSVLKAYVLEIVQICSQISLRVRVITCDMGAANRAMWREFGFSSHRHSTTSCSIPHPTLKGKELFFISDPAHVLKNLKGQLLSSKVFTLSDTTVSRNGLTASKVKLEHVQAVLDYDAANELKVAPNLSETHISCGHFTKMKVGVAVQLFREAPPAIRFLIKEGVIEPEAETTAWFMDLVSRWYALMSSRHPTMALSRRNITKYHAALDTLRTATDTIRELKMGTGSQWKPSQAGVLIATTAVLRLQEVLLGSEGYEFLLTSRLLQDCLENLFSVVRLMKPVPTAYDLKCALRLVSVSHFLHTPRSTSYELDDREYLVDLLAHSKKECAESEVDEINDTEILFIEELTSTECRILFYLGGFILKGILKSITCPQCKAALLGKPDDQYASLTALKEYVRDGQNLVYPSADVMKTLKNYEEHFTAVNSWCTGKFFTMKSPLRSLIAYLEGIDKPSVNTCMAHKERISKMLTAAYARVRLRIHLRQIPSTHPSGHGSKTCAGVSLA, translated from the exons ATGCCTGGATGTTGTGTTCCTCAGTGCTCCAACCATTCGAGAAATGGTTGGAGGATGTTCCATTTTCCAAGGGACCCAAAAAGGCGGCTTCTGTGGCTGGtgcgagtcaagcgtgacaagtgGCAACCGACGAACTCCTCGTGTGTCTGCAGC GCTCATTTCGAAGCCAGCAGCTTCGAACAGAACCGCGCGGATGGGTGGAAGAAGCTCAAGCCTAATGCTGTACCAACGGTGTTCCCATTcaaag AACTTCCTAAAGAGCGAAGGCCACCAAGGGAACGAAATGCACACGTGCCTGCATTATTCAGTGACGACGCAGCCGCACACAATTCTTCACGAGAAGTGAGAAACGTTCTTCCCTCAACTACGCAGGAATTTTCTCCCGCTGATTCTTCGTCAGACGGGGAGATAAATGAGAGATTGGCGGCTACGGAAACCAACAATGCTAATGGGCAACTTACTTCGACCCCCAGGGATGCACGGCTTCAAGAAACTGCAATAGTTACTGCGACCCAACCCCTCGATTCTGAGGCAGCTGAGCTTAGGAAGAAGATTGCAGATCTCACAGCAGCCAATAATAAGCTTAGACAACATCATAACGAATCTAAGAACACTGTCAAAAAACTACAGATGCAGGTACGCAAGCTGCAGAAAGAGGCAACTAATTTCTCACGAAATACGAAGTTTTTAAATGAAGACCAAATTCGTGCTCTTTCTCGGAACAACAATCATGGTAATTCGTGGTCAGCGCAAACAGTAAAGCaaggtctaaaaattaaatttgcttgtggaaccaccgGGTATGAAACACTCAGAAAGATTGGCTACCCTCTTCCATCCAGCAGAACGTTAGCAAGAAGAATTCAGGGCCTGAAGTTTCTGCCAGGTATCCTGCATGAAGTGATCGACGTCATGAGGTCGAAAGCAGAGGGAATGGAGGACGTGGAGAAAGACTGCGTTCTCTTTTTAGATGAAATGGAGATAGCACCCGGATTTGAACTCGACCGTGGCGAAGACGTGCTTCTGGGAGGAACGACGTTGCCCTCAAAGCCTGAAGAGCCAGCCAATCATGCTTTGGTGTTTATGCTAGGTGGGGTAAACCAGAGATGGAAGCAAGTGATAGCCTATGAATTCACTGGTAGGCACGTGGACGGCTCTGTACTCAAGGCATATGTCCTGGAAATAGTGCAGATATGCAGCCAGATTTCTCTAAGAGTCCGTGTTATCACATGTGACATGGGTGCAGCAAACCGCGCTATGTGGAGAGAATTTGGCTTTTCGAGCCACCGCCATTCGACAACTTCGTGCTCAATACCTCACCCAACCTTAAAAGGGAAGGAACTTTTTTTCATCTCGGACCcggcacatgtccttaagaacctgAAAGGACAGCTTCTAAGCTCAAAAGTTTTCACACTCAGTGATACTACAGTAAGCAGGAACGGACTGACGGCCTCGAAGGTGAAATTGGAGCATGTACAGGCCGTCTTGGATTATGACGCAGCCAACGAACTTAAGGTAGCACCAAATTTGTCAGAAACCCACATTAGTTGTGGGCACTTCACCAAAATGAAAGTAGGAGTCGCTGTCCAGCTCTTCCGTGAAGCCCCACCAGCTATTCGGTTCCTAATAAAAGAAGGAGTGATTGAGCCAGAGGCCGAAACAACAGCGTGGTTTATGGACCTCGTTTCTAGGTGGTATGCCCTCATGTCATCGCGTCATCCCACCATGGCGCTAAGCCGCAGGAACATTACTAAATATCATGCCGCCTTGGACACACTACGCACGGCAACAGACACCATCAGAGAACTGAAAATGGGCACTGGATCTCAGTGGAAGCCATCGCAAGCAGGGGTCCTAATTGCGACAACGGCTGTCCTTCGCCTTCAAGAAGTGCTTCTTGGCAGTGAAGGGTATGAATTCCTCCTCACGAGCAGGCTGTTGCAAGACTGCCTAGAAAACCTTTTTTCTGTGGTGCGGCTCATGAAGCCAGTGCCCACTGCGTATGACTTGAAGTGTGCACTCCGACTCGTCAGCGTCAGCCACTTTCTTCACACTCCGAGATCAACAAGCTACGAACTTGACGACCGCGAATACCTTGTCGATCTGCTTGCACATAGCAAGAAGgaatgtgcagaaagcgaagtcgaTGAAATCAACGACACGGAAAttctgttcattgaagagctcacGTCAACCGAGTGCCGCATCTTGTTTTACCTTGGCGGTTTTATTTTGAAAGGAATTTTGAAATCTATAACTTGTCCGCAGTGCAAGGCTGCTCTCCTTGGCAAGCCTGACGATCAGTATGCTTCCCTGACTGCACTCAAGGAATACGTCAGGGATGGGCAAAACCTCGTATATCCAAGCGCTGATGTCATGAAAACTTTAAAAAACTACGAGGAACATTTCACCGCTGTCAACTCATGGTGCACAGGCAAATTTTTCACCATGAAGTCGCCACTTCGTTCTCTGATAGCCTATCTCGAAGGCATAGACAAACCCTCAGTGAACACATGCATGGCTCACAAAGAACGAATAAGCAAAATGCTGACTGCTGCATATGCCAGAGTGAGGCTCCGAATTCATCTCCGACAAATTCCGAGCACTCATCCTAGTGGCCACGGAAGCAAGACTTGTGCAGGGGTCAGCCTTGCGTAA